The Pan troglodytes isolate AG18354 chromosome 17, NHGRI_mPanTro3-v2.0_pri, whole genome shotgun sequence genome includes a region encoding these proteins:
- the SERPINB10 gene encoding serpin B10 → MDALATSINQFALELRKKLAESAQGKNIFFSSWSISTSLTMVYLGAKGTTAAQMAQVLQFNRDQGVKSDPESEKKRKMEFNLSNSEEIHSDFQTLISEILKPNDDYLLKTANAIYGEKTYPFHNKYLEDMKTYFGAEPQSVNFVEASDQIRKDINSWVERQTEGKIQNLLPDDSVDSTTRMILVNALYFKGIWEHQFLVQNTTEKPFRINETTSKPVQMMFMKKKLHIFHIEKPKAVGLQLYYKSRDLSLLILLPEDINGLEQLEKAITYEKLNEWTSADMMELYEVQLHLPKFKLEDSYDLKSTLSSMGMSDAFSQSKADFSGMSSARNLFLSNVFHKAFVEINEQGTEAAAGSGSEIDIRIRVPSIEFNANHPFLFFIRHNKTNTILFYGRLCSP, encoded by the exons ATGGACGCTCTAGCAACATCAATCAACCAGTTTGCCCTGGAGTTGAGGAAAAAGCTAGCTGAATCTGCTCagggtaaaaatattttcttttcttcctggagCATCTCAACTTCCTTGACCATGGTGTATTTGGGCGCCAAAGGTACCACTGCAGCCCAAATGGCCCAG GTGCTTCAATTTAACAGAGACCAGGGAGTCAAATCTGACcctgaaagtgaaaaaaaaaggaaaatg GAATTCAACTTGAGCAACTCGGAAGAAATACACTCTGATTTCCAAACACTTATCTCAGAAATCCTCAAGCCCAACGATGACTACTTACTTAAAACAGCCAATGCAATATATGGAGAGAAAACGTATCCATTTCACAAT aaatatttagaaGACATGAAAACATATTTTGGTGCAGAACCTCAGTCTGTTAACTTTGTGGAAGCTTCTGATCAAATCAGAAAGGACatcaactcttgggttgaaagaCAGACCGAGG GTAAAATCCAGAATCTCCTGCCTGATGACTCTGTGGATTCCACAACCAGGATGATTCTGGTGAACGCCCTATACTTTAAAGGAATCTGGGAACATCAATTCTTAGTGCAAAACACCACAGAAAAGCCTTTTAGAATAAACGAG acTACAAGCAAACCAGTGCAAATGATGTTTATGAAGAAAAAGCTTCACATTTTTCACATAGAAAAGCCAAAAGCAGTGGGCCTTCAACTCTACTACAAAAGCCGTGACCTCAGCCTGCTTATACTACTGCCAGAAGACATTAATGGGCTGGAACAG CTGGAAAAGGCCATCACCTATGAGAAGCTGAATGAGTGGACCAGTGCAGACATGATGGAGTTGTATGAAGTGCAGCTACaccttcccaagttcaagctggAAGACAGTTATGATCTCAAGTCAACCCTGAGCAGTATGGGGATGAGTGATGCCTTCAGCCAAAGCAAAGCCGATTTCTCAGGAATGTCTTCAGCAAGAAACCTATTTTTGTCCAATGTTTTCCATAAGGCttttgtggaaataaatgaacaagGTACTGAAGCTGCAGCTGGCAGTGGGAGTGAGATAGATATACGAATTAGAGTCCCATCCATTGAATTCAATGCAAATCACCCATTCCTCTTCTTCATCAGGCACAATAAAACCAacaccattcttttttatggaagaTTATGCTCCCCCTAA